Proteins from one Mycolicibacter virginiensis genomic window:
- the pdxS gene encoding pyridoxal 5'-phosphate synthase lyase subunit PdxS: MDSAAQNGSAPDGQTGTARVKRGMAEMLKGGVIMDVVTPDQARIAEAAGAVAVMALERVPADIRAQGGVSRMSDPDMIEGIIAAVTIPVMAKVRIGHFVEAQILQSLGVDYIDESEVLTPADYTHHIDKWQYTVPFVCGATNLGEALRRITEGAAMIRSKGEAGTGDVSNATTHMRSIGGEIRRLTSLSEDELFVAAKELQAPYELVAEVARAGKLPVTLFTAGGIATPADAAMMMQLGAEGVFVGSGIFKSGDPAARAAAIVKATTFYDDPDVLARVSRGLGEAMVGINVEDIAQPHRLAERGW; this comes from the coding sequence GTGGACAGCGCGGCGCAGAACGGATCGGCACCCGACGGACAAACGGGTACTGCGCGAGTAAAGCGCGGCATGGCCGAGATGCTCAAGGGCGGCGTCATCATGGACGTCGTCACCCCCGACCAGGCCCGCATCGCTGAGGCCGCCGGCGCCGTCGCGGTGATGGCACTGGAGCGGGTGCCCGCCGACATCCGTGCCCAGGGCGGGGTTTCGCGGATGAGCGACCCGGACATGATCGAGGGCATCATCGCCGCGGTCACCATCCCGGTGATGGCCAAAGTACGAATCGGGCACTTCGTCGAGGCGCAGATTCTGCAGAGCCTCGGGGTGGACTACATCGACGAGTCCGAGGTGCTGACCCCGGCTGACTACACCCACCACATCGACAAGTGGCAATACACCGTGCCGTTCGTGTGCGGGGCGACCAACCTGGGCGAGGCACTGCGCCGGATCACCGAGGGTGCGGCCATGATTCGCTCCAAGGGTGAGGCCGGCACCGGTGACGTCTCCAACGCCACCACCCACATGCGGTCCATCGGCGGCGAGATTCGCCGGCTCACGTCGCTATCGGAAGACGAATTGTTCGTCGCCGCAAAGGAACTGCAGGCGCCTTACGAGCTGGTTGCAGAGGTGGCCAGGGCCGGGAAGCTGCCGGTGACGCTGTTCACCGCGGGCGGCATCGCCACCCCGGCGGACGCCGCGATGATGATGCAGCTCGGCGCGGAAGGCGTGTTCGTCGGCTCCGGTATCTTCAAGTCCGGTGACCCCGCCGCGCGTGCAGCGGCCATCGTCAAGGCCACCACCTTCTACGACGACCCCGACGTGTTGGCCCGGGTATCGCGCGGGCTGGGCGAAGCGATGGTCGGCATCAACGTGGAGGACATCGCGCAACCGCACCGGCTTGCCGAACGCGGCTGGTGA
- a CDS encoding TetR/AcrR family transcriptional regulator produces the protein MTIGRDVTVRRRGRPPGGGNPPEHARELLLDAAERSFARRGYRASTMQVIAREAGYTRAVIYRHFATRDELLDALVVRVAGRKIAEITARLHPATDPGTLVTESLVIVATEVGQDPLLRVISEHTDEGNVAALIARSATLGELLAGLYELGFRQAAARLRPGLRSRDAARFVLSTALGLLLDLIPGVQDADQVRRYVRVFVLPALLADPPPAGPVFTV, from the coding sequence ATGACGATCGGGCGAGACGTGACAGTGCGTCGGCGGGGTCGACCGCCCGGCGGTGGCAACCCTCCCGAGCACGCCCGAGAGCTGCTGCTGGACGCCGCAGAGCGCTCCTTCGCCCGTCGCGGCTACCGCGCTTCGACGATGCAGGTGATCGCACGGGAAGCCGGCTACACCCGCGCGGTGATCTACCGCCACTTCGCCACCCGTGATGAACTGCTGGACGCATTGGTGGTGCGGGTGGCCGGACGCAAGATCGCCGAGATCACTGCCCGGCTGCACCCAGCGACGGACCCCGGCACGCTGGTGACAGAGTCCCTGGTCATCGTGGCCACCGAAGTCGGCCAGGATCCACTGCTCCGGGTTATTTCCGAGCACACCGACGAGGGCAATGTCGCCGCGTTGATCGCGCGGTCGGCGACGCTGGGCGAATTGCTAGCCGGGCTCTACGAGCTGGGATTCCGCCAAGCCGCCGCGCGGCTGCGGCCCGGTCTGCGCTCGCGCGACGCGGCCCGGTTCGTGCTCTCGACCGCACTCGGCCTGTTGCTGGATCTCATCCCCGGTGTTCAGGATGCCGACCAGGTCCGCCGGTATGTGCGGGTGTTCGTATTGCCCGCGCTGCTCGCCGATCCGCCGCCGGCGGGGCCGGTGTTCACGGTGTAG
- a CDS encoding Coq4 family protein, which yields MTATVIGVPEQRDWRAVFGSWRLLANPGRNGGAAFDLIVGLAAPILARSYHQLRSHPNGRRLFAEKPDLLALLGDDDYLASLPAGTLGHAYRSFLRTNRLDAGVFDVDTVIRPIAERRGWDDDFFYMMRRGTALHDMFHTLGGYGPDMGGEFGNLGFHCGQMEPSGALKTLTLGLLGPIIPASPRRKIRYFREAVRRGQRADNLMAAPYEELLDQPITEVREALGVMPTRSAHPGGHMFIGWMPPGMKPPTRWDYDAEIP from the coding sequence ATGACGGCAACGGTTATCGGCGTTCCCGAGCAACGAGACTGGCGGGCCGTGTTCGGCTCCTGGCGTCTGCTGGCCAATCCGGGCCGCAACGGCGGAGCCGCGTTCGACCTGATCGTCGGGCTGGCAGCTCCGATCCTGGCCCGCAGCTATCACCAGCTACGGTCCCATCCCAACGGCCGGCGCCTGTTCGCCGAGAAGCCGGATCTGTTGGCGCTGCTGGGCGACGACGACTATCTGGCCTCGTTGCCGGCGGGCACGCTCGGCCACGCCTACCGGTCGTTTCTGCGCACCAATCGCTTGGATGCCGGGGTGTTCGACGTGGACACCGTGATCCGGCCGATCGCCGAGCGTCGCGGCTGGGACGACGACTTCTTCTACATGATGCGACGCGGCACCGCCCTGCACGACATGTTCCACACCCTGGGCGGCTATGGCCCGGACATGGGCGGAGAGTTCGGCAATCTGGGTTTTCACTGCGGCCAGATGGAGCCGTCCGGAGCCCTGAAGACGCTGACGCTTGGGCTGCTCGGACCCATCATCCCGGCCTCGCCGCGGCGCAAGATCCGGTACTTCCGTGAGGCGGTCCGACGCGGCCAGCGCGCCGACAATCTGATGGCAGCCCCCTACGAGGAGTTGCTGGACCAGCCGATCACCGAGGTGCGGGAAGCGTTGGGCGTCATGCCGACACGCAGCGCGCACCCGGGCGGCCACATGTTCATCGGCTGGATGCCGCCGGGCATGAAACCGCCGACCCGCTGGGATTACGACGCAGAGATTCCTTGA
- a CDS encoding alcohol dehydrogenase catalytic domain-containing protein translates to MPTHRAVHVAAVDAPLTLVDVDTSPPGPGQVRIAVAACGVCGTDHVFVSGGFPAMTWPLTLGHEIAGTIVELGSGVTDWQLGERVAVGWFGGHCSHCIPCRKGDFIHCVNASVPSWHYPGGYAESVTVPANALARIPDGLSFVEAAPMGCAGVTTYHALRSTRARPGDRVAVLGLGGLGHLGVQFARAMGFETIAIARGAAKKADALALGAHHYIDSTAGDVAAAMAALGGASVVLATAANSRAMADTLGGLAPRGELVIIGVTGEPLPIAPVQLITPGLSVTGHPSGTARDIEETMAFAVLSGVRAHVEERPLAQAAEAYAAMAEGRARYRMVLTI, encoded by the coding sequence ATGCCAACACATCGGGCCGTTCACGTAGCGGCTGTCGACGCGCCGCTGACTCTGGTCGATGTCGACACCTCGCCGCCGGGCCCCGGCCAGGTTCGTATCGCCGTCGCAGCCTGCGGCGTCTGCGGCACTGACCATGTCTTCGTCAGCGGCGGCTTTCCCGCCATGACCTGGCCGTTGACCCTGGGCCACGAGATCGCCGGCACGATCGTCGAGTTGGGGTCGGGCGTGACGGATTGGCAGCTCGGCGAACGGGTCGCGGTCGGCTGGTTCGGCGGACACTGCAGCCACTGCATTCCTTGCCGCAAAGGCGATTTCATTCACTGCGTCAACGCCTCGGTGCCCAGCTGGCACTACCCGGGAGGTTACGCCGAATCGGTGACGGTTCCGGCCAACGCGTTGGCCCGAATCCCCGACGGGCTGTCCTTCGTCGAGGCCGCGCCCATGGGCTGCGCCGGTGTCACCACCTACCACGCGCTGCGGTCTACCCGGGCACGTCCGGGGGACCGGGTCGCGGTGCTCGGCCTGGGTGGTTTGGGGCACCTGGGCGTGCAGTTCGCCCGGGCGATGGGCTTCGAGACCATCGCGATCGCACGTGGAGCAGCCAAGAAAGCCGACGCGCTTGCGCTCGGTGCCCACCACTACATCGACTCGACCGCCGGCGACGTCGCTGCGGCGATGGCCGCGCTGGGCGGTGCGTCGGTGGTGCTGGCCACGGCGGCCAATTCGCGAGCGATGGCCGACACTCTCGGCGGGCTGGCGCCGCGCGGGGAACTGGTGATCATCGGGGTCACCGGCGAGCCACTGCCGATCGCCCCCGTACAGCTGATCACCCCCGGGCTCAGCGTCACCGGCCACCCGTCGGGCACCGCCCGCGATATCGAGGAGACCATGGCCTTCGCGGTGCTGTCCGGGGTTCGGGCCCATGTCGAGGAGCGTCCGCTGGCCCAGGCCGCCGAGGCCTACGCCGCCATGGCCGAGGGGCGGGCGCGCTACCGGATGGTCTTGACCATCTGA
- a CDS encoding NUDIX hydrolase, with translation MELTIVATVLVLVAVAVLAAAVAWAYQTANRLNRLHVRCDMSWQALDGALARRAVVARAVAIDAYGDQVAGRRLAAVADVAERAPRHAREAAENALSAELAMVDAQSLPHVMVAELADAEARVLLARRFHNDAVRDTVALRERPLVRVLHLGGTAPMPTYFEIVERADVVAHGGRSVLDPRVSARVVLLDEGGSVLLLCGHDPALPDDAAKPAPRWWFTVGGQVLPDEPLAEAAARELAEETGLRVEPGELVGPIWRRDAVFEFNGERLDSQEFFFAYRTARFEPSGAGRTGLEQRYLHGHRWCDAAEIAALAAGGQKVYPLQLGDRLAEAARSADGGAGADGSLRRIS, from the coding sequence ATGGAGCTGACCATCGTGGCGACCGTACTGGTGCTGGTCGCGGTGGCGGTACTGGCCGCCGCGGTGGCCTGGGCATACCAGACCGCCAACCGGCTTAACCGGCTGCATGTGCGCTGCGACATGTCCTGGCAGGCATTGGACGGGGCGCTGGCGCGCCGCGCGGTGGTGGCCCGGGCCGTCGCGATCGACGCCTACGGGGACCAGGTGGCCGGTCGGCGACTGGCTGCCGTGGCCGATGTCGCCGAGCGGGCGCCACGCCACGCGCGGGAGGCCGCGGAGAACGCGCTGTCGGCGGAGCTGGCGATGGTCGACGCCCAGTCGTTGCCGCATGTGATGGTCGCCGAGTTGGCAGACGCCGAAGCGCGCGTGCTGTTGGCCCGCCGGTTCCACAACGACGCGGTCCGTGACACGGTGGCACTGCGTGAACGGCCCTTGGTCCGAGTTCTGCACCTGGGTGGAACAGCGCCGATGCCAACGTATTTCGAGATCGTGGAGCGGGCAGACGTGGTCGCCCATGGGGGTCGCAGCGTGCTGGATCCGCGCGTCTCGGCGCGGGTGGTGCTGCTCGATGAAGGCGGATCGGTGCTGTTGCTGTGCGGTCACGATCCGGCTCTGCCTGATGATGCGGCCAAGCCGGCGCCACGGTGGTGGTTCACCGTCGGCGGGCAGGTGTTGCCCGACGAGCCGCTCGCCGAGGCGGCGGCCCGCGAACTGGCCGAGGAGACCGGTCTGCGGGTCGAACCCGGTGAGCTGGTCGGGCCGATCTGGCGCCGCGACGCCGTGTTCGAGTTCAACGGCGAGCGCCTCGACAGCCAGGAGTTCTTCTTCGCCTACCGCACTGCGCGGTTCGAGCCATCCGGGGCCGGCCGGACCGGGCTGGAACAGCGCTACCTGCACGGCCATCGCTGGTGCGATGCCGCGGAGATCGCGGCGCTGGCCGCCGGCGGCCAGAAGGTCTACCCGCTACAACTGGGCGATCGTCTGGCTGAGGCGGCTCGCTCGGCCGACGGCGGCGCCGGAGCCGATGGGAGTCTTCGCCGGATTTCCTGA
- a CDS encoding glycosyltransferase family 4 protein — MRIGMVCPYSFDVPGGVQAHVLQLAEVLRARGHHVSVLAPASPDVVLPDYVVSAGKAVAIPYNGSVARLQFSPAAHRKVKKWLAKGDFDVLHLHEPNAPSLSMLALNVAEGPIVATFHTSTTKSLTLSVVQGLLRPMHEKIIGRIAVSDLARRWQMEALGSDAVEIPNGVDVAAFATAQPLPGYPRAGRTSRTVLFLGRYDEPRKGMAVLLGALPALVERHADVQVLIVGRGDEDELRRSAGKLASHLRFLGQVDDAEKASALRSADVYCAPNTGGESFGIVLAEAMAAGTAVVASDLDAFRRVLGDGEAGRLVPVDDSDALAAALIEVLDDDALRASYVAAGAEAVRRFDWPVVADQIIRVYETVAGVGSKVTVGD; from the coding sequence ATGCGGATCGGCATGGTCTGCCCCTACTCGTTCGATGTACCGGGCGGGGTGCAGGCTCATGTGCTGCAGCTGGCGGAGGTGCTGCGCGCTCGCGGACATCACGTCAGCGTGCTGGCACCGGCGTCACCGGATGTCGTGCTGCCCGACTACGTGGTGTCGGCCGGCAAGGCCGTCGCGATCCCCTACAACGGCTCGGTGGCCCGGCTGCAGTTCAGCCCCGCGGCGCACCGGAAAGTCAAGAAGTGGTTGGCCAAGGGCGACTTCGATGTGCTGCATTTGCACGAGCCGAACGCCCCCAGCCTGTCGATGCTGGCGCTGAATGTGGCCGAGGGCCCGATCGTGGCGACCTTTCACACCTCGACGACCAAATCGCTGACGCTGAGTGTGGTCCAGGGCCTGCTGCGGCCGATGCACGAGAAGATCATCGGCCGCATCGCGGTTTCCGACCTGGCCCGGCGTTGGCAGATGGAGGCCCTGGGCTCTGACGCAGTGGAGATCCCCAACGGGGTCGACGTGGCTGCGTTCGCCACGGCGCAGCCCCTGCCGGGTTATCCGCGAGCGGGGCGCACGAGCCGTACGGTCTTGTTTCTGGGCCGCTACGACGAACCACGCAAGGGGATGGCGGTGCTGCTGGGGGCACTGCCGGCGCTGGTCGAGCGACACGCCGACGTGCAGGTGTTGATCGTCGGGCGAGGCGATGAGGACGAATTGCGCCGCAGCGCAGGAAAATTGGCGAGCCACCTGCGCTTCTTGGGTCAGGTTGACGACGCAGAGAAGGCCTCAGCCCTGCGCAGCGCCGATGTGTACTGCGCTCCCAACACCGGCGGGGAGAGCTTCGGGATCGTGCTGGCCGAGGCGATGGCCGCCGGGACTGCGGTGGTCGCCAGCGACCTGGACGCCTTTCGCCGGGTGCTGGGCGACGGCGAAGCGGGCCGGCTGGTTCCGGTCGACGACTCCGACGCACTGGCCGCCGCCTTGATCGAAGTGCTCGACGATGATGCGCTGCGGGCGTCGTATGTGGCGGCCGGGGCCGAGGCGGTGCGCCGCTTCGACTGGCCGGTGGTCGCCGATCAGATCATCCGGGTCTACGAGACGGTCGCCGGGGTCGGCAGCAAGGTGACGGTGGGCGACTGA
- a CDS encoding phosphatidylinositol mannoside acyltransferase: MTFIPSGLRVPGLSQLDAWATDAGFAAGWMLVRAMPEFVARNAFDAGALFASRGGGPEQLRRNLARVVGVAPQEVPAELMRASLASYARYWREAFRLPTMDHAALAAQLHETVRGRDHVTAALAAGRGAVLALPHSGNWDMAGVWLAQTHGGFTTVAERLKPESLYRRFLAFRESLGFEVLPLSGGARPPFEVLAERLTGNGLVCLMADRDLTRNGVAVDFFGDVTRMPAGSARLAIETGAPLLPVHCWFDGAGWGIDIQAPLDCSSGDVGLITQALADKFAAGIAEYPQDWHMMQPQWIADLPESRRARLGET; encoded by the coding sequence GTGACATTCATCCCGAGCGGCCTGCGAGTTCCCGGGCTCAGTCAGCTGGATGCCTGGGCCACCGACGCCGGATTCGCGGCGGGCTGGATGCTGGTGCGCGCGATGCCGGAATTCGTCGCCCGCAACGCGTTCGACGCAGGCGCCCTGTTCGCCTCGCGCGGTGGGGGACCCGAGCAGCTGCGCAGGAACCTGGCCCGTGTCGTCGGGGTGGCGCCACAGGAAGTGCCGGCGGAGCTGATGCGAGCCTCACTGGCGTCCTATGCCCGGTACTGGCGCGAGGCGTTTCGCCTGCCCACCATGGACCACGCGGCGCTGGCAGCGCAGCTGCACGAAACGGTGCGGGGTCGCGACCACGTCACCGCGGCGTTGGCGGCCGGCCGCGGGGCGGTGCTGGCGTTGCCGCACAGCGGCAATTGGGACATGGCCGGGGTATGGCTGGCCCAGACCCACGGCGGATTCACCACAGTCGCCGAGCGGCTCAAACCCGAATCGCTCTACCGGCGGTTCCTCGCATTCCGGGAGAGCCTGGGATTCGAGGTGCTGCCGTTGTCCGGTGGCGCCCGGCCGCCGTTCGAGGTCCTCGCCGAGCGCCTCACCGGCAACGGGCTGGTGTGCCTGATGGCTGACCGTGACCTGACCCGCAACGGGGTGGCGGTCGACTTCTTCGGCGACGTCACGCGGATGCCCGCCGGATCGGCGAGACTCGCGATCGAGACCGGCGCACCGCTGCTACCGGTGCACTGCTGGTTCGACGGTGCCGGCTGGGGCATCGACATCCAAGCCCCGCTGGATTGCAGCAGCGGCGATGTCGGCCTGATCACCCAGGCGCTGGCCGACAAGTTCGCCGCGGGCATCGCGGAGTACCCGCAGGACTGGCACATGATGCAGCCGCAGTGGATCGCCGACCTTCCCGAATCGCGACGGGCGCGCTTGGGGGAGACCTGA
- the pgsA gene encoding phosphatidylinositol phosphate synthase, with translation MSRLPFLSRATFAGITTPVARVLLRAGLTADIVTMIGTAGAVLAALTLFPTGQLFAGTLIVWFFVHFDMVDGAMARQSGGGSAFGAVLDATCDRISDGAVFCGLAWWAAFGLDDPPLVVATLICLVTSQVISYIKARAAASGLRGDGGYIERPERLIIVLVGAGLSGLPVFPLPWALPVAMWLLAVASLITCAQRLHTVRTSPGAVEPLPQGSDGPDGSDGEETTGP, from the coding sequence ATGAGCAGATTGCCGTTCCTGTCGCGGGCGACGTTCGCCGGCATCACCACGCCAGTGGCGCGCGTGCTGTTGCGAGCCGGACTCACCGCCGACATCGTCACGATGATCGGCACTGCCGGCGCGGTGCTGGCGGCGCTGACACTGTTCCCGACAGGTCAGCTGTTCGCCGGCACCCTGATCGTCTGGTTCTTCGTGCATTTCGACATGGTCGATGGGGCCATGGCGCGGCAAAGCGGCGGCGGTAGCGCGTTCGGCGCCGTCCTGGATGCGACCTGCGACCGGATCAGTGACGGCGCGGTGTTCTGCGGGCTGGCCTGGTGGGCGGCGTTCGGTCTGGACGACCCGCCGCTGGTGGTGGCCACCCTGATCTGCCTGGTCACCTCGCAGGTGATCTCCTATATCAAGGCCCGCGCGGCGGCCAGCGGACTGCGCGGCGACGGCGGCTACATCGAGCGGCCCGAACGGCTGATCATCGTGTTGGTGGGTGCCGGATTGTCCGGCCTGCCGGTCTTCCCGCTGCCGTGGGCGTTGCCGGTGGCGATGTGGTTGCTGGCGGTGGCCAGCCTGATCACCTGCGCTCAGCGGCTGCACACCGTCCGGACCTCGCCGGGTGCAGTGGAGCCGTTGCCGCAGGGGTCCGACGGCCCCGACGGCTCCGACGGTGAGGAAACCACGGGACCGTGA
- a CDS encoding HIT family protein: protein MSSDQAGEEAIVDTGAGDPDRLERLWTPYRMTYLAEAPLKRDDSGSARSTQPFTDIPTLSDEDGLVVARGEHVYAVLNLYPYNPGHLMVVPYRRFSEFEDLTDDEGSELMAFIQKAIRVIKAVSRPHGFNVGMNLGESAGGSLAEHLHVHVVPRWGGDANFITIVGGSKVIPQLLRDTRRLLADEWAKQ, encoded by the coding sequence GTGAGCAGCGACCAGGCCGGCGAGGAGGCGATCGTCGACACCGGCGCCGGTGATCCCGACCGGCTGGAGCGACTGTGGACGCCGTATCGGATGACCTATCTGGCCGAGGCGCCGCTGAAGCGCGACGATTCCGGGTCGGCGCGATCCACCCAGCCGTTCACCGACATCCCCACGCTCTCCGATGAGGACGGGCTGGTGGTGGCGCGCGGTGAGCACGTGTATGCGGTGCTCAATCTCTACCCGTACAACCCGGGCCATCTGATGGTGGTGCCTTACCGGCGGTTCTCGGAGTTCGAAGACCTCACCGACGACGAGGGCAGCGAGCTGATGGCGTTCATCCAGAAGGCGATCCGCGTCATCAAGGCCGTGTCACGCCCACACGGATTCAATGTCGGGATGAACCTCGGCGAGTCGGCCGGCGGGTCGCTCGCCGAGCACCTGCACGTACACGTGGTGCCGCGCTGGGGCGGTGACGCGAACTTCATCACGATCGTCGGCGGCTCCAAAGTGATCCCGCAACTGCTGCGCGACACCCGCCGGCTGCTCGCCGACGAGTGGGCCAAACAGTAA
- the thrS gene encoding threonine--tRNA ligase: MTAPAIPAPASPIRVAAGTTAAAAVRAAGLPDRGAPNAIVVVRDAEGRLRDLSWTPEVDAEVTPVAADTDDGRSVIRHSCAHVLAQAVQDLFPAAKLGIGPPITDGFYYDFDVPEAFTPEDLAKLEKRMRAIIKDGQLFSRRVYESKDAARAELAGEPYKLELVDDKSGDSDIMEVGGDELTAYDNLNPRTRERVWGDLCRGPHIPTTRFIPAFKLTRSSAAYWRGDQNNASLQRVYGTAWESQEALDSHLELIEEALRRDHRKLGVELDLFSFPDEIGSGLPVFHPKGGIIRRELEEYSRRKHIEAGYQFVNTPHITKSELYETSGHLEWYREGMYPAMHIDAEFAEDGALRKPGQDYYLKPMNCPMHHLIFRSRGRSYRELPLRLFEFGSVYRYERSGVVHGLTRVRGMTQDDAHIYCTRESMRDELTSLLRFVLDLLADYGLDDYFLELSTKDPEKYVGSDEVWEEATATLREVAEESGLTLVPDPGGAAFYGPKISVQVKDALGRSWQMSTIQLDFNMPDRFELEYTASDGTRQRPVLIHRALFGSIERFFGVLTEHYAGAFPAWLAPVQVVGIPVADQHVAYLDDLAAQLRRHGVRVEVDASDDRMPKKIVNHTNQKVPFMLLAGDRDVEAGAVSFRFADRTQINGVPRDEAVAAITGWIAARANTVPTAETVKAGLESGPEASEAQ, from the coding sequence ATGACCGCGCCCGCCATCCCCGCCCCGGCAAGCCCGATCCGGGTGGCTGCCGGGACAACCGCGGCCGCGGCGGTGCGCGCGGCGGGCCTGCCCGACCGGGGAGCCCCCAACGCGATTGTGGTGGTGCGCGACGCCGAGGGCCGACTGCGCGACCTGAGTTGGACTCCCGAGGTCGACGCCGAGGTGACCCCGGTGGCCGCCGACACCGACGACGGCCGCAGCGTGATCCGGCACTCGTGCGCCCACGTGCTGGCCCAGGCGGTCCAAGACCTGTTTCCGGCCGCCAAACTCGGTATCGGCCCGCCGATCACCGACGGCTTCTACTACGACTTCGACGTGCCCGAGGCGTTCACCCCCGAGGATCTGGCCAAGCTGGAGAAGCGGATGCGCGCCATCATCAAGGACGGGCAGCTGTTCTCGCGGCGCGTCTATGAGTCCAAGGACGCCGCTCGCGCCGAGCTGGCCGGCGAGCCCTACAAGCTCGAGCTGGTCGACGACAAGTCTGGTGACAGCGACATCATGGAAGTCGGCGGCGACGAACTCACCGCCTACGACAACCTGAATCCCCGTACCCGGGAACGGGTTTGGGGTGACCTGTGTCGCGGCCCGCACATCCCGACCACCCGGTTCATCCCGGCGTTCAAGCTCACCCGGTCCTCGGCCGCCTACTGGCGCGGTGACCAGAACAATGCCAGCCTGCAGCGCGTCTACGGCACCGCATGGGAATCGCAGGAGGCACTGGACAGTCACCTCGAACTGATCGAGGAGGCGCTGCGCCGCGATCACCGCAAGCTCGGGGTCGAGCTGGACCTGTTCAGCTTCCCCGACGAAATCGGTTCGGGGCTACCGGTTTTCCACCCCAAGGGTGGAATCATTCGCCGCGAGCTGGAGGAGTACTCGAGGCGCAAGCACATCGAGGCCGGCTACCAGTTCGTCAACACCCCTCACATCACAAAGTCCGAACTCTACGAAACCTCCGGACACCTGGAGTGGTACCGGGAGGGCATGTACCCGGCGATGCACATCGACGCGGAGTTCGCCGAGGACGGCGCACTGCGTAAGCCGGGCCAGGACTACTACCTCAAGCCGATGAACTGCCCGATGCACCACCTGATCTTCCGGTCGCGTGGGCGCTCCTACCGGGAACTTCCGTTGCGGCTCTTCGAGTTCGGCAGCGTCTACCGCTACGAGCGTTCCGGCGTGGTGCACGGTCTGACCCGGGTGCGCGGGATGACTCAGGACGACGCGCACATCTACTGCACCCGCGAGAGCATGCGTGACGAGCTGACCTCGTTGCTGCGCTTCGTGTTGGACCTACTTGCCGACTACGGTCTGGACGACTACTTCCTGGAGCTGTCCACCAAGGACCCGGAGAAGTACGTCGGCTCCGACGAGGTGTGGGAGGAGGCGACCGCCACGCTGCGCGAGGTCGCCGAGGAGTCCGGGCTGACCCTGGTGCCTGACCCGGGCGGTGCCGCCTTCTACGGACCGAAGATCTCGGTGCAGGTCAAAGACGCGCTCGGTCGCAGCTGGCAGATGTCGACCATCCAGCTCGACTTCAACATGCCCGACCGCTTCGAGTTGGAGTACACCGCCTCTGACGGGACTCGCCAGCGACCCGTGCTCATCCACCGGGCGTTGTTCGGTTCGATCGAGCGCTTCTTCGGTGTCCTGACCGAGCACTACGCCGGTGCCTTCCCGGCTTGGCTGGCGCCGGTCCAGGTGGTCGGCATCCCGGTCGCCGACCAGCACGTTGCCTACCTGGACGACCTCGCCGCGCAACTGCGCCGCCACGGAGTGCGGGTCGAGGTCGACGCCAGCGACGACCGGATGCCCAAGAAGATCGTCAACCACACCAACCAGAAGGTGCCGTTCATGCTGCTGGCCGGCGACCGCGATGTCGAGGCGGGCGCGGTGAGCTTCCGGTTCGCCGATCGCACGCAGATCAACGGGGTGCCGCGCGACGAGGCGGTAGCGGCCATCACCGGCTGGATCGCTGCACGCGCCAACACGGTGCCGACCGCGGAGACGGTCAAGGCGGGCCTCGAGTCGGGTCCCGAAGCGAGTGAGGCGCAGTGA